Proteins from a genomic interval of Pseudomonas silesiensis:
- a CDS encoding TetR/AcrR family transcriptional regulator — MHKEPRKVREFRRREQEILDTALKLFLDQGEDSVTVEMIADAVGIGKGTIYKHFKSKAEIYLRLMLDYERDLNELLHSSDVDKDKEALSRAYFEFRMRDPQRYRLFDRLEEKVVKGNQVPEMVEELHKIRASNFERLTLLIKGRISEGKLEDVPPYFHYCASWALVHGAVALYHSPFWSNVLEDQEGFFQFLMDIGVRMGNKRKRDSDTQGN; from the coding sequence ATGCATAAAGAACCTCGTAAGGTCCGTGAGTTTCGTCGCCGCGAGCAAGAAATTCTCGATACCGCGCTCAAGCTGTTCCTCGACCAGGGTGAAGACAGTGTCACCGTCGAGATGATCGCTGATGCCGTCGGTATCGGCAAAGGTACGATCTACAAGCACTTCAAGTCCAAGGCGGAGATCTATCTGCGCCTGATGCTCGATTACGAGCGCGACCTGAACGAGCTGTTGCACTCGTCCGATGTCGACAAGGACAAGGAGGCGCTGTCTCGGGCTTATTTCGAATTCCGCATGCGAGACCCGCAACGCTATCGGTTGTTCGACCGCCTGGAAGAAAAGGTGGTCAAGGGCAACCAGGTGCCGGAAATGGTCGAGGAACTGCACAAGATCCGCGCCTCGAACTTCGAACGCCTGACCTTGCTGATCAAGGGCCGGATCAGCGAAGGCAAACTCGAAGATGTGCCGCCTTACTTCCATTACTGCGCGTCCTGGGCGCTGGTGCACGGCGCCGTTGCGCTGTATCACTCGCCGTTCTGGAGCAATGTGCTGGAAGATCAGGAAGGCTTCTTCCAGTTCCTGATGGACATCGGCGTGCGCATGGGCAACAAACGCAAGCGCGATAGCGACACCCAGGGTAACTGA
- a CDS encoding GTP 3',8-cyclase MoaA — protein MIVDRQGRRFRNLRISLTSACNYACTYCVPNGKRLVAAQDELSAEAMARGVAYLIEAAGIERLRITGGEPLVSPKLEAFMTAVGQMGLEDISLTTNGQLLAKKLPLLVDAGIRRINVSLDTLDASAFRSIARGGDLATVLDGMDQASAAGMKIKVNMVPLRGQNLDQVMPLLDYCLERGYELRFIELMRMGHLASDSNAFLQQFVSLQQLLSLIGERYEYLQADAPVDATAVRYEVPGRGYFGVIANESVPFCRTCSRLRLSSTGWLHGCLSSSNRHYVGDLLDKPRHQALPALQRLLVKALGDKQEVAFSGGATIMKIIGG, from the coding sequence ATGATCGTTGACCGTCAGGGCAGGCGTTTTCGCAATTTGCGTATCAGCCTGACTTCAGCCTGCAATTACGCTTGTACTTACTGCGTGCCCAACGGCAAGCGGCTGGTGGCTGCGCAGGACGAGTTGTCGGCCGAAGCGATGGCACGGGGCGTGGCTTATCTGATTGAAGCCGCAGGTATCGAGCGCTTGCGCATTACTGGCGGTGAACCGCTGGTCAGCCCGAAACTCGAAGCCTTCATGACGGCTGTCGGGCAGATGGGTCTCGAAGACATCAGCCTGACCACCAATGGCCAGTTGCTTGCCAAGAAGCTGCCGCTGCTGGTGGACGCGGGCATTCGCCGCATCAACGTTTCCCTCGACACCCTGGATGCCAGCGCATTTCGCAGTATTGCCCGCGGCGGCGACCTGGCGACTGTGCTCGACGGCATGGACCAGGCCAGCGCCGCCGGGATGAAAATCAAGGTCAACATGGTGCCGCTACGCGGGCAGAATCTCGATCAAGTGATGCCGCTGCTCGATTATTGCCTGGAGCGTGGCTATGAGTTGCGTTTCATCGAGCTGATGCGCATGGGCCACCTGGCCAGCGACTCCAATGCTTTCCTGCAGCAGTTCGTCAGTCTTCAGCAGCTGCTGAGCCTGATCGGCGAGCGCTACGAATACCTGCAGGCCGATGCGCCCGTCGATGCAACGGCCGTGCGCTACGAGGTGCCGGGGCGGGGCTATTTTGGGGTGATCGCCAACGAAAGCGTGCCGTTCTGCCGGACCTGTTCGCGGTTGCGTCTGTCCTCTACGGGGTGGTTGCATGGCTGTTTGTCGTCGAGTAACCGGCACTATGTCGGTGATCTGTTGGACAAGCCGCGGCATCAGGCATTGCCGGCGTTGCAGCGACTGCTGGTCAAAGCCTTGGGCGACAAGCAGGAAGTGGCGTTCTCCGGCGGTGCGACCATCATGAAGATTATCGGCGGCTGA
- a CDS encoding DUF4823 domain-containing protein translates to MRSLVLLLAVLVLGGCMNVSDMAEGTRYHMSDAGLLDHSDSRRANNLRIQPDSFVYIAQGAFAPPGSAYPRPNVIAEVAFDGFIEYFPMVRRARVPEGLDQAMRDARAAGAHYLLYTRFAKADDRIGNSDEWLDQEAVDRLGIDSGVIQIMLIETSTQYLIDTARIKSRGGLLTFHDTKPEDLMGPPLEQYARSLLGLSDH, encoded by the coding sequence ATGCGTAGCCTGGTTTTGCTGCTGGCCGTTTTGGTGCTCGGTGGCTGCATGAATGTCAGCGACATGGCCGAAGGCACTCGCTACCACATGAGCGACGCGGGCCTGCTCGACCATAGCGACAGCCGCCGCGCCAATAATCTGCGCATTCAGCCCGACTCCTTCGTCTACATCGCCCAAGGCGCCTTCGCACCCCCGGGCAGTGCCTATCCACGACCCAATGTGATAGCCGAAGTCGCCTTCGATGGCTTTATCGAATACTTTCCGATGGTACGCCGTGCCCGGGTGCCGGAAGGTCTCGACCAGGCGATGCGGGACGCCCGTGCCGCCGGTGCGCATTACCTGCTCTACACCCGCTTCGCCAAGGCTGACGACCGGATTGGCAACTCGGACGAATGGCTCGACCAGGAAGCCGTGGATCGACTCGGTATCGACAGTGGCGTCATTCAGATCATGTTGATCGAGACCAGCACCCAGTATTTGATTGATACTGCACGTATCAAGAGTCGTGGCGGTTTGCTGACCTTCCACGACACCAAGCCGGAAGACCTGATGGGCCCGCCGCTCGAGCAATATGCGCGCAGCTTGCTGGGGCTCAGCGACCACTAA
- a CDS encoding DUF1285 domain-containing protein: MSGPQKANDLLGQIPKTKGLPPVHLWNPDFCGDIDMRIARDGTWYYLGTPIGRKPMVKLFSTIMRRDGDDYFLITPVEKVGIKVDDAPFVAIAVEVEGEGEAQVLRFTTNVEETAEAGAEHPIRVVIDPVTQEPAPYVHVRTNLEALIHRNVFYQLVELAVTREIDGQRWLGVWSGGEFFPIGLEPDA, encoded by the coding sequence ATGAGTGGCCCGCAAAAAGCCAACGACCTGTTGGGGCAAATCCCCAAGACCAAAGGCTTGCCACCGGTTCACCTGTGGAATCCCGACTTCTGTGGCGACATCGACATGCGCATCGCCCGCGACGGTACCTGGTACTACCTGGGCACGCCGATCGGGCGCAAGCCGATGGTTAAGCTGTTCTCCACCATCATGCGCCGCGACGGCGATGACTACTTCCTCATCACCCCGGTCGAGAAAGTCGGCATCAAGGTCGACGATGCACCGTTCGTGGCGATTGCCGTGGAGGTGGAAGGCGAGGGTGAGGCGCAGGTCTTGCGCTTCACCACCAATGTCGAGGAAACCGCCGAGGCGGGCGCCGAACACCCGATTCGGGTGGTGATCGACCCGGTGACGCAAGAGCCGGCGCCCTATGTGCATGTGCGCACCAACCTGGAAGCCTTGATCCACCGCAATGTGTTCTACCAACTGGTGGAGCTGGCGGTGACCCGCGAAATCGACGGGCAGCGCTGGCTAGGCGTCTGGAGTGGAGGCGAGTTCTTCCCCATAGGCCTCGAGCCTGACGCATAA
- a CDS encoding FadR/GntR family transcriptional regulator, whose amino-acid sequence MSSSFHASTVDWLGCWIATGQVKPGEALKVEADLGEQLGVSRTVIREAIKTLVAKGMLEVGPKVGTRVLPVRRWNLFDPQVVGWLSRSGLPENFVDDLLDLRRTIEPMAVRWACERASVEQVHAILQAYNALERAVDSGIDYNRADQFFHECILAASHNQFIEQMVPALGALLAVSFEVSAADPAELRRTLPIHKDMADAIAARDSARGVWACMTLIDNADLAIKRYYPQVMADRAGASLLAKACPSTSI is encoded by the coding sequence ATGTCCAGCAGTTTTCACGCGTCGACCGTCGATTGGCTAGGGTGCTGGATCGCCACGGGCCAAGTGAAGCCCGGTGAAGCCCTCAAGGTCGAAGCTGACCTCGGCGAGCAGTTGGGTGTCAGCCGTACTGTCATCCGCGAAGCGATCAAGACCCTGGTCGCCAAAGGCATGCTCGAAGTCGGGCCCAAGGTGGGCACGCGGGTGTTGCCGGTGCGGCGCTGGAACCTCTTCGATCCGCAAGTCGTCGGCTGGCTGTCGCGCAGCGGGCTGCCGGAAAACTTCGTCGACGACCTGCTCGACCTGCGCCGCACCATCGAACCGATGGCCGTGCGTTGGGCTTGCGAACGCGCCAGCGTCGAGCAGGTGCACGCCATCCTTCAGGCCTACAACGCACTGGAGAGGGCGGTGGACAGTGGCATTGACTACAACCGCGCCGACCAGTTCTTCCATGAATGCATTCTCGCCGCCAGCCACAACCAGTTCATCGAACAAATGGTTCCGGCCCTCGGCGCGCTGCTGGCGGTGTCGTTCGAAGTCTCCGCCGCCGATCCGGCCGAGCTGCGCCGCACGCTGCCCATTCACAAAGACATGGCCGACGCCATCGCCGCGCGGGATAGCGCGCGGGGCGTCTGGGCCTGCATGACCCTGATCGACAACGCCGACCTGGCCATCAAACGCTACTACCCCCAGGTCATGGCGGACAGGGCAGGCGCGAGCTTGCTCGCGAAGGCGTGTCCGTCGACCTCGATTTAG
- a CDS encoding SMP-30/gluconolactonase/LRE family protein: MEWTAVTEHRAQLGESPFWDAPTQALYWVDITGRQALRLIGANVQIWQMPEHVSAFIPCESGDALVTLSSGVYRLDLDSPGLEPRLTLFCIADPQPGNRANEARCDAQGRLWLGTMQNNIGQGEDLPIVHRSGGLFRIDRDARVMPLLRGLGIPNTLLWSDDATSLYFADSLDRTIYRHFIRPDGSLEPGRPWFGPHERGGPDGSAMDAMGYLWNARWDGSCLLRLTLQGQVDRVIELPVSRPTSCVFGGEDLKTLYVTSAASPLNHPLDGALLSIRVDVPGNVCQRFAG, encoded by the coding sequence ATGGAATGGACCGCAGTGACCGAACACCGGGCCCAACTCGGCGAAAGCCCCTTCTGGGACGCGCCGACCCAGGCACTGTACTGGGTCGACATCACCGGCAGGCAAGCGCTGCGATTGATCGGCGCCAACGTACAGATCTGGCAGATGCCGGAGCACGTGTCCGCCTTCATCCCCTGCGAAAGCGGCGACGCACTGGTGACGTTGAGCAGCGGGGTCTATCGGCTGGACCTGGACTCCCCCGGCCTTGAGCCACGCCTCACCTTGTTCTGCATCGCCGATCCGCAACCCGGCAACCGCGCCAACGAAGCCCGCTGCGATGCCCAGGGCCGGCTCTGGCTGGGCACCATGCAAAACAACATCGGCCAGGGCGAAGACTTGCCCATCGTGCATCGCAGCGGTGGCCTGTTTCGTATCGATCGCGATGCCCGGGTCATGCCGTTGCTCCGGGGCTTGGGCATTCCCAACACCCTGCTATGGAGCGATGACGCCACCAGCCTGTATTTCGCCGACAGTCTCGACCGCACGATCTACCGGCATTTCATCCGTCCCGATGGCAGCCTGGAGCCGGGCAGACCCTGGTTTGGCCCCCATGAGCGCGGCGGCCCGGATGGCTCGGCGATGGATGCCATGGGGTATCTCTGGAACGCTCGATGGGACGGCAGCTGTCTGCTCAGGTTGACGCTGCAGGGGCAGGTCGATCGGGTGATCGAACTGCCAGTGAGCCGTCCCACCAGTTGCGTGTTCGGTGGCGAAGACCTCAAGACCCTGTACGTCACCAGCGCTGCGAGCCCGCTCAATCATCCTTTGGATGGCGCGTTGCTGTCGATTCGGGTCGATGTGCCCGGAAATGTCTGTCAGAGATTTGCCGGCTAA